In Sphingomonas sp. SUN019, the genomic window AGACGCCCGGCATGCTCGTCTGCAACATATTGTCGACGACAATGTAACCGCGCGCGTCGGTTGCGATACCGGCGCGGTCGAGGCCGAGATCTTCGGTGTTGGGGCGTCGGCCGACCGCGAGCAGAACGTGACTGCCCACCACAGACGGCTCGCCGTCGCGGCAATCGACCGACACTGCCACGCCGCGGTCATGCGCGGCGAAGGCGATGCACTCCGCGCCGGTACGGACGGCAATGCCCTCGCCTTCGAGTATCCCGCCGATGGCGTCGGAAATCTCCGGATCCTCGCGTGCGATCAGCCGATCGTTGCGTTCGACGATCGTCACTTCTGCGCCGAAGCGACGAAACATCTGCGCGAATTCGAGGCCGACATAGCTGCCCCCGACCACCACCAGATGCTCGGGCGTCGTTTGAATGGCGACCATGTCGGTGTTGTCGAGATGTGGTACCGTGCCAACGCAAGGCATATCGGGAACGCTCGCGCGGCCCCCGACATTGAGGAAGATGCGCGGCGCGGTAAGCTCCTGCTCGCCGACCGCGATGACGCAGGGGCTGGTGAAGCGGGCATGACCGCGCAGGAAGGTTAGTCTCTTCATCGTTTCGAGCGATTGCTCGCCGCCCGTACGGGCATTCAGCGTTACGCCGCGCGCGCGTTCCGTGACGGCCTTCATATCGACGCTGACATCACCCACCCGCACCCCGAAATCGCCTGCGCGCCGCGCCAGTTGCGCGGCATAGGCGCTGGCGACCATCGTCTTGGTAGGCATGCATCCCGTGTTGACGCAGGTGCCGCCAACCAGATGCCGCTCGATCAGCGCGACCGTCATGCCTGCGCCGGTCAACCGGGCTGCAAGTGGTGGCCCGGCCTGCCCCGCGCCGACGATGATCGCATCGAACGCGCGCGTCACAGCGCGGTATAGATAAGCACGGCGGCGACGATCGCCACGGCATCCTCGACGAACGCCGCCGGAGAGTCGCGGTCGAAAGCGGCGGCCAGACGCGCGCGCACCGCCGCGCCGCCGAGCGTTCCGATCACCGCGCCGATCAGCCCCAGCGCCAGCCCGA contains:
- a CDS encoding FAD-containing oxidoreductase; the encoded protein is MTRAFDAIIVGAGQAGPPLAARLTGAGMTVALIERHLVGGTCVNTGCMPTKTMVASAYAAQLARRAGDFGVRVGDVSVDMKAVTERARGVTLNARTGGEQSLETMKRLTFLRGHARFTSPCVIAVGEQELTAPRIFLNVGGRASVPDMPCVGTVPHLDNTDMVAIQTTPEHLVVVGGSYVGLEFAQMFRRFGAEVTIVERNDRLIAREDPEISDAIGGILEGEGIAVRTGAECIAFAAHDRGVAVSVDCRDGEPSVVGSHVLLAVGRRPNTEDLGLDRAGIATDARGYIVVDNMLQTSMPGVWALGDCNGRGAFTHTAYNDFEIVAANLLDGAHRTLAERIPGYALYTDPPLGRVGMTEAEAVASGKRVLVASRPMTKVGRAIEKGETNGLMKVVVDADTQRILGAAILGTGGDEAIHGVLDMINANQSIDTLRWAVPIHPTVSELIPTLLGDLAPAATS